The following proteins come from a genomic window of Salvia hispanica cultivar TCC Black 2014 chromosome 4, UniMelb_Shisp_WGS_1.0, whole genome shotgun sequence:
- the LOC125218890 gene encoding elongation factor 2 yields the protein MVKFTADELRAIMDLKHNIRNMSVIAHVDHGKSTLTDSLVAAAGIIAQEVAGDVRMTDTRADEAERGITIKSTGISLYYQMSDESLKSYKGERHKNDYLINLIDSPGHVDFSSEVTAALRITDGALVVVDCVEGVCVQTETVLRQALGERIRPVLTVNKMDRCFLELQVDGEEAYQTFQRVIENANVIMATYEDPLLGDVQVYPEKGTVAFSAGLHGWAFTLTNFAKMYAAKFGVDESKMMERLWGENFFDPATKKWTTKPTGSATCKRGFVQFCYEPIKQIINTCMNDQKDKLWPMLQKLGITMKSDEKDLMGKALMKRVMQTWLPASSALLEMMIFHLPSPATAQKYRVENLYEGPLDDQYATAIRNCDPDGPLMLYVSKMIPASDKGRFFAFGRVFAGKVSTGLKVRIMGPNYIPGEKKDLYTKSVQRTVIWMGKKQETVEDVPCGNTVALVGLDQFITKNATLTNEKEVDAHPIKAMKFSVSPVVRVAVQCKVASDLPKLVEGLKRLAKSDPMVVCTMEESGEHIVAGAGELHLEICLKDLQDDFMGGAEIIKSDPVVSFRETVLERSCRTVMSKSPNKHNRLYMEARPMEEGLAEAIDDGRIGPRDDPKIRSKILAEEFGWDKELAKKIWCFGPETTGPNMVVDMCKGVQYLNEIKDSVVAGFQWASKEGALAEENMRGICYEVCDVVLHADAIHRGGGQVIPTARRVIYASQLTAKPRLLEPVYLVEIQAPEQALGGIYSVLNQKRGHVFEEMQRPGTPLYNIKAYLPVIESFGFSSTLRAATSGQAFPQCVFDHWEMMASDPLEPGTQASTLVTDIRKRKGLKENMTPLSEFEDRL from the exons GTGAAGTTCACAGCAGATGAGCTTCGTGCCATTATGGACCTCAAGCATAACATCCGTAATATGTCTGTTATTGCCCATGTTGATCATG GAAAGTCCACACTAACAGATTCTCTTGTTGCTGCTGCTGGAATTATTGCCCAAGAGGTTGCTGGGGATGTTAGAATGACAGACACTAGAGCTGATGAAGCTGAACGTGGTATCACCATCAAGTCGACCGGCATCTCATTGTACTATCAAATGAGTGATGAGTCCTTGAAGAGTTATAAGGGAGAGCGCCACAAGAACGATTACCTCATCAATCTTATTGATTCGCCTGGGCACGTTGATTTCTCTTCTGAAGTGACTGCTGCACTCCGTATCACTGATGGTGCTCTTGTGGTGGTGGACTGTGTTGAAGGTGTGTGCGTCCAGACCGAGACTGTCCTTCGCCAGGCACTTGGTGAGAGAATTAGGCCCGTCTTGACTGTTAACAAGATGGACAGATGTTTCCTTGAACTCCAAGTGGACGGAGAGGAAGCATACCAGACATTCCAGAGGGTTATTGAAAATGCCAATGTAATCATGGCCACATATGAGGATCCGTTACTTGGTGATGTTCAGGTTTACCCAGAGAAAGGGACTGTTGCCTTTTCTGCTGGTCTGCACGGCTGGGCTTTTACTTTGACAAACTTTGCTAAGATGTACGCAGCCAAGTTTGGTGTTGATGAGTCCAAGATGATGGAAAGGCTCTGGGGAGAGAATTTCTTTGACCCAGCCACGAAGAAGTGGACCACCAAGCCTACTGGATCTGCCACCTGCAAACGTGGTTTTGTTCAGTTCTGCTATGAACCCATCAAGCAGATCATCAATACGTGCATGAATGACCAGAAAGACAAGTTGTGGCCTATGTTGCAGAAGCTTGGCATAACGATGAAGTCTGACGAGAAGGATTTGATGGGGAAAGCTTTGATGAAGCGTGTTATGCAAACATGGCTTCCTGCCAGCTCTGCTCTGTTGGAGATGATGATATTCCATCTTCCCTCACCCGCCACAGCTCAAAAGTATCGTGTCGAGAACCTGTACGAGGGACCTCTTGATGATCAGTATGCAACTGCTATCAGGAACTGTGATCCTGATGGTCCTCTCATGCTCTACGTATCTAAGATGATTCCAGCCTCTGACAAAGGCAGGTTTTTTGCTTTTGGCCGTGTGTTTGCTGGGAAAGTCTCAACTGGTTTGAAGGTCAGAATCATGGGCCCGAACTACATTCCTGGTGAGAAAAAGGACTTGTACACCAAGAGTGTTCAGAGAACTGTTATCTGGATGGGTAAGAAGCAGGAAACAGTGGAAGATGTGCCTTGTGGTAACACAGTGGCTTTGGTTGGTCTTGATCAGTTCATCACCAAGAATGCTACCTTGACAAACGAGAAAGAAGTTGATGCTCATCCAATCAAAGCCATGAAGTTCTCTGTCTCACCTGTGGTTCGTGTTGCTGTGCAGTGCAAGGTTGCGTCTGACCTACCAAAGCTTGTTGAAGGTCTGAAGCGTTTGGCCAAATCTGACCCTATGGTTGTCTGTACCATGGAGGAATCCGGTGAGCATATTGTTGCTGGGGCTGGAGAGTTGCATCTTGAGATCTGTTTGAAGGACTTGCAGGATGATTTCATGGGCGGTGCTGAGATTATAAAATCTGATCCCGTTGTTTCCTTCCGTGAGACGGTCCTGGAGAGGTCGTGCCGTACAGTTATGAGCAAATCACCTAACAAGCACAACAGGCTGTACATGGAAGCAAGACCAATGGAAGAGGGTTTGGCTGAGGCCATCGATGATGGGCGCATTGGCCCAAGGGATGATCCCAAGATTCGGTCAAAGATCCTGGCAGAAGAATTTGGGTGGGACAAGGAGCTTGCTAAGAAAATTTGGTGCTTCGGTCCTGAAACAACTGGACCCAACATGGTCGTGGATATGTGTAAGGGAGTGCAGTACCTGAATGAAATCAAGGACTCTGTTGTTGCTGGTTTCCAATGGGCGTCTAAGGAAGGTGCACTGGCTGAAGAAAACATGCGTGGCATTTGCTACGAGGTTTGTGATGTGGTTCTTCATGCTGATGCTATTCACAGAGGTGGTGGGCAGGTTATTCCCACTGCAAGGAGGGTCATCTATGCCTCCCAGCTTACAGCCAAGCCTCGTCTTTTGGAGCCCGTCTACCTTGTTGAGATCCAGGCACCTGAGCAAGCTCTTGGTGGAATCTACAGTGTGCTGAATCAGAAGCGTGGCCATGTGTTTGAGGAAATGCAGAGGCCAGGCACTCCTCTCTACAACATCAAGGCGTACCTTCCGGTCATTGAGTCCTTTGGTTTCTCAAGTACTCTGAGAGCTGCAACCTCTGGGCAGGCGTTCCCACAGTGCGTGTTTGATCACTGGGAGATGATGGCTTCGGATCCTCTTGAACCAGGTACCCAGGCGTCTACCCTCGTCACCGATATTCGCAAGAGGAAGGGTTTGAAGGAGAACATGACTCCTCTGTCCGAGTTCGAGGACCGGCTATGA